In Deinococcus budaensis, the genomic window TCCGGCACTGCGGGCCAGCTGCGCACCCTTGCCGGGCACGAGTTCCACGGCGTGGACCACCGCGCCGACCGGCACGAAACGCAGCGGCAGGGCGTTGCCCAGCTTGGGTTCGGCCTCGGGACCCGCGTTCACGGTCGCGCCCACGGTCAGGCCCTCGGGGGCCAGCACGTAGCGCTTCTCGCCGTCGGCGTAGTGCAGCAGGGCGATGCGGGCGCTGCGGTTGGGGTCGTACTCGATGGCGGCGACCTTCGCGGGCACGTTCGCCTTGTCGCGGCGCTTGAAGTCGATGACGCGGTAAAGGCGCTTGTGCCCACCGCCGATAAAGCGGCTGGTGATGCGGCCCCGGTTGTTGCGGCCGCCGGTCTTGGGCAGGGCCTCGGTGAGCGCCTTCTCGGGGCGCTTTTTGGTCAGGCCCGAGAAGTCAGCGGTCGTCATCTGACGGCGGCTGGGGGTGTACGGACGGTACTTCTTGACAGCCATGTCTCAAATCTCCTTAGGCCAGGGCCTCGAGGGCCTCGATCTTCTGACCGTCCGCGAGACGCACGATGGCTTTTTTGCGGTCCGCCCGGTGGCCGATGAACTTGCCCACGCGCTTGCGCTTGCCCGTCACGTTCATGGTGCTGATGCCCACCACGGTCACGCCGAACGCCTGCTGCACGGCCGCCTTGATCTCGGTCTTGGTG contains:
- the rplB gene encoding 50S ribosomal protein L2, giving the protein MAVKKYRPYTPSRRQMTTADFSGLTKKRPEKALTEALPKTGGRNNRGRITSRFIGGGHKRLYRVIDFKRRDKANVPAKVAAIEYDPNRSARIALLHYADGEKRYVLAPEGLTVGATVNAGPEAEPKLGNALPLRFVPVGAVVHAVELVPGKGAQLARSAGTSIQVQGKESDYVLLRLPSGEIRRVHSECYATLGTVGNAEHKNVVLGKAGRSRWLGHKPHQRGSAMNPVDHPHGGGEGRTGAGRQPVSPWGQLAKGLKTRKKRKISDRFIVTRRGGK
- a CDS encoding 50S ribosomal protein L23 translates to MSYYDIIKQPVISEKAYAGMERGVYSFWVSPKATKTEIKAAVQQAFGVTVVGISTMNVTGKRKRVGKFIGHRADRKKAIVRLADGQKIEALEALA